A DNA window from Pyrus communis chromosome 3, drPyrComm1.1, whole genome shotgun sequence contains the following coding sequences:
- the LOC137728774 gene encoding putative MO25-like protein At5g47540 isoform X1 → MKGLFKSKPRTPADIVRQTRDLLVYAQRAPDSRESKREEKMSELCKNIRELKSILYGNSESEPVSEACAQLTHEFFKENTLRLLITCLPKLNLEARKDATQVVANLQRQQVQSKLIASDYLEANIDLMDILIQGYGNTDMALHYGAMLRECIRHQSVARYVLESEHMKKFFDYIQLPNFDIAADAAATFKELLTRHKSTVADFLSKNYDWFFAEYNSKLLESPNYITRRQAVKLLGDILLDRSNSAVMTRYESSKSIQIEAFHVFKLFAANQNKPADIVSILVANRSKLLRLFADFKIDKEDEQFEADKAQVVREIAAMEPKDS, encoded by the exons ATGAAGGGATTATTCAAGTCCAAGCCCCGAACCCCCGCCGACATCGTTCGTCAGACCCGGGATTTACTCGTCTATGCCCAGCGCGCTCCCGATTCTCGCGAAAGCAAACGCGAGGAAAAG ATGTCAGAGCTATGTAAAAACATAAGGGAGCTGAAGTCGATTCTCTACGGCAATAGTGAGTCTGAAcccgtttcagaagcttgtgcCCAGTTGACCCATGAGTTTTTTAAAGAGAACACACTTCGACTTCTTATTACATGTCTTCCGAAATTGAACTTGGAG GCTCGAAAAGATGCCACTCAAGTTGTGGCAAATTTGCAAAGGCAACAAGTTCAGTCCAAGTTGATTGCATCTGATTACTTGGAAGCGAACATTGATTTGATGGATATTTTGATCCAAGG GTACGGAAACACCGACATGGCTCTGCATTATGGTGCAATGTTGAGGGAGTGCATACGTCACCAAAGTGTTGCAAG ATATGTTTTAGAATCAGAACACATGAAGAAGTTCTTTGATTATATACAACTCCCCAATTTTGATATTGCGGCAGATGCTGCTGCAACTTTTAAG GAGCTCTTGACGAGGCACAAATCTACTGTAGCGGATTTTCTTTCCAAGAACTATGATTGG TTTTTTGCTGAGTATAACTCAAAGCTACTGGAATCACCCAATTACATTACCAGACGACAAGCTGTTAAG TTGTTAGGAGATATTTTGTTGGATCGGTCAAACTCAGCTGTGATGACTCGATAT GAGTCAAGCAAGAGCATTCAGATTGAAGCATTTCATGTTTTCAAG CTATTTGCTGCTAATCAAAATAAACCCGCCGACATTGTGAGCATACTTGTCGCCAATAGAAGCAAACTTCTACGACTGTTTGCTGATTTTAAGATAGATAAAG AGGATGAACAATTTGAGGCAGACAAAGCTCAAGTAGTGAGAGAAATAGCTGCCATGGAACCTAAAGACTCATGA
- the LOC137728774 gene encoding putative MO25-like protein At5g47540 isoform X2, whose product MKGLFKSKPRTPADIVRQTRDLLVYAQRAPDSRESKREEKMSELCKNIRELKSILYGNSESEPVSEACAQLTHEFFKENTLRLLITCLPKLNLEARKDATQVVANLQRQQVQSKLIASDYLEANIDLMDILIQGYGNTDMALHYGAMLRECIRHQSVARYVLESEHMKKFFDYIQLPNFDIAADAAATFKELLTRHKSTVADFLSKNYDWFFAEYNSKLLESPNYITRRQAVKLLGDILLDRSNSAVMTRYVSSRDNLRILMNLLRESSKSIQIEAFHVFKLFAANQNKPADIVSILVANRSKLLRLFADFKIDKEDEQFEADKAQVVREIAAMEPKDS is encoded by the exons ATGAAGGGATTATTCAAGTCCAAGCCCCGAACCCCCGCCGACATCGTTCGTCAGACCCGGGATTTACTCGTCTATGCCCAGCGCGCTCCCGATTCTCGCGAAAGCAAACGCGAGGAAAAG ATGTCAGAGCTATGTAAAAACATAAGGGAGCTGAAGTCGATTCTCTACGGCAATAGTGAGTCTGAAcccgtttcagaagcttgtgcCCAGTTGACCCATGAGTTTTTTAAAGAGAACACACTTCGACTTCTTATTACATGTCTTCCGAAATTGAACTTGGAG GCTCGAAAAGATGCCACTCAAGTTGTGGCAAATTTGCAAAGGCAACAAGTTCAGTCCAAGTTGATTGCATCTGATTACTTGGAAGCGAACATTGATTTGATGGATATTTTGATCCAAGG GTACGGAAACACCGACATGGCTCTGCATTATGGTGCAATGTTGAGGGAGTGCATACGTCACCAAAGTGTTGCAAG ATATGTTTTAGAATCAGAACACATGAAGAAGTTCTTTGATTATATACAACTCCCCAATTTTGATATTGCGGCAGATGCTGCTGCAACTTTTAAG GAGCTCTTGACGAGGCACAAATCTACTGTAGCGGATTTTCTTTCCAAGAACTATGATTGG TTTTTTGCTGAGTATAACTCAAAGCTACTGGAATCACCCAATTACATTACCAGACGACAAGCTGTTAAG TTGTTAGGAGATATTTTGTTGGATCGGTCAAACTCAGCTGTGATGACTCGATATGTGAGTTCAAGGGACAACTTGAGGATCCTTATGAACCTTCTCAGA GAGTCAAGCAAGAGCATTCAGATTGAAGCATTTCATGTTTTCAAG CTATTTGCTGCTAATCAAAATAAACCCGCCGACATTGTGAGCATACTTGTCGCCAATAGAAGCAAACTTCTACGACTGTTTGCTGATTTTAAGATAGATAAAG AGGATGAACAATTTGAGGCAGACAAAGCTCAAGTAGTGAGAGAAATAGCTGCCATGGAACCTAAAGACTCATGA
- the LOC137727883 gene encoding inositol-phosphate phosphatase-like: protein MAENDSLAQFLSSAVDAAKKAGQIIRKGFYETKHVEHKGQVDLVTETDKACEDLIFNHLKQLYPTHKFIGEETTAANGVTELTDDPTWIVDPLDGTTNFVHGFPFVCVSIGLTIGKIPTVGVVYNPIIDELFTGIRGGGAFLNGNPIKVSSKNELVKSLLATEVGVKRDNLTVDATTGRINRLLFKVRSIRMSGSCALNLCGIACGRIDLFYELGFGGPWDVAGGAVIVTEAGGCVYDPSGKEFGITSQRVAASNPLLKDAFVEVLRDSE, encoded by the exons ATGGCGGAAAACG ATTCGCTTGCTCAGTTCCTCTCCTCCGCCGTTGATGCAGCCAAGAAAGCCGGCCAG ATAATTCGAAAAGGGTTCTACGAGACCAAGCATGTGGAGCACAAAGGCCAG GTGGATTTGGTCACGGAAACTGATAAGGCATGCGAAGATCTAATATTTAATCATCTCAAGCAGCTTTACCCCACTCATAAG TTCATTGGGGAAGAGACTACTGCTGCTAATGGTGTAACGGAGCTGACTGATGACCCCACATGGATAGTTGATCCCCTGGACGGAACCACTAACTTTGTACATGG GTTCCCCTTTGTCTGTGTGTCAATCGGCCTTACAATTGGAAAGATACCTACAGTTGGTGTTGTTTACAATCCAATAATTGACGAG CTCTTTACTGGCATACGCGGAGGAGGTGCATTTCTCAATGGAAATCCCATAAAAG TATCATCTAAGAACGAACTTGTGAAGTCTCTCCTTGCAACTGAG GTTGGAGTAAAACGTGATAACCTAACAGTGGATGCAACCACAGGGAGAATTAATCGCTTACTATTTAAG GTGAGATCTATTCGCATGAGCGGCTCCTGTGCACTGAACCTCTGTGGAATTGCATGTGGGAGGATTGATCTATTTTATGAGCTCGGCTTTGGGGGTCCTTG GGATGTTGCAGGTGGTGCTGTGATTGTTACAGAAGCCGGAGGGTGTGTGTATGATCC ATCTGGTAAGGAGTTTGGCATCACATCTCAAAGAGTAGCAGCATCAAACCCTCTGCTTAAGGATGCATTTGTTGAGGTTTTGCGAGATTCGGAATGA
- the LOC137727882 gene encoding cytochrome b561 and DOMON domain-containing protein At4g17280-like, with product MASRLRLAVAFSVLLSLFSQSSYAQTTACRNYKFTSNKIFTSCSDLPHLNSFLHWTFDQSTGKLQMAYRHTGVSASSWVAWAINPDLNSTSSAMPGAQSLVAWPQSSGTPKVYMSPIQGYSTKLAEGKLKYEVTDLTAAYLNNDEMIIFATWALPTNSTTILQVWQEGPVSSGAPGIHSTVAANLNAKGTLNLLSGETASTGSGSSTTRKKNIHGVLNVVSWGILMPLGAMVARYLRVFKSADPAWFYLHAACQTSAYAVGVAGWATGLKLGSDSAGVQYDTHRNIGITLFALGTLQVFALLLRPNKDHKFRFYWNMYHHATGYAVIILSIVNIFEGLDILKPNKNWKNAYIGLIIAFAVQAALLEAYTWYVVLKRKKSEKPTHAANGVNGYGA from the exons ATGGCTTCCAGGCTGAGGCTTGCGGTGGCCTTCTCTGTtctgctctctctcttctcacaATCTTCCTACGCCCAAACGACAGCCTGCAGGAACTACAAATTCACCAGCAACAAGATCTTTACCTCCTGCAGCGACTTGCCGCATCTCAACTCCTTCCTCCATTGGACCTTTGACCAGTCAACGGGAAAGCTCCAGATGGCCTACAGGCACACCGGCGTCTCCGCCTCCAGCTGGGTCGCGTGGGCCATCAATCCGGACCTCAACAGCACGTCGTCCGCCATGCCCGGCGCCCAATCTCTCGTCGCTTGGCCGCAGTCCAGTGGGACTCCGAAGGTGTACATGTCGCCGATCCAGGGCTACTCGACCAAGCTGGCGGAGGGCAAGCTGAAGTACGAGGTCACGGACTTGACGGCAGCGTATCTGAACAACGATGAGATGATCATATTTGCAACCTGGGCGCTCCCTACTAATTCCACCACCATTCTTCAGGTGTGGCAGGAGGGACCTGTTTCGAGTGGCGCTCCTGGCATTCACAGCACTGTCGCCGCCAATCTTAACGCCAAGGGGACTTTGAATTTGCTTTCCGGCGAGACAGCATCCACCGGCAGTGGCAGCTCAACCACTAGAAAGAAAAAC ATTCACGGAGTGCTGAATGTAGTGAGCTGGGGAATCTTGATGCCTCTTGGTGCCATGGTAGCAAGGTACTTGAGGGTTTTCAAGTCCGCAGACCCTGCATGGTTTTATCTTCATGCCGCTTGCCAGACCTCGGCATACGCCGTTGGGGTCGCAGGATGGGCCACTGGTCTTAAACTCGGTAGCGATTCTGCCGGCGTCCAATATGACACACACAGAAACATTGGGATCACCCTCTTCGCCCTTGGAACGCTTCAG GTGTTCGCTTTGCTTCTGAGACCCAACAAGGATCACAAGTTCAGATTCTACTGGAACATGTACCACCATGCAACCGGGTACGCTGTTATCATCCTTAGCATCGTCAACATCTTCGAAGGATTGGACATCTTGAAGCCTAACAAGAACTGGAAGAATGCATACATCGGCTTGATCATTGCTTTCGCTGTCCAGGCTGCATTGTTGGAGGCTTACACATGGTATGTTgtattgaagaggaagaagtcTGAAAAGCCAACGCATGCTGCGAACGGTGTCAACGGCTATGGTGCTTAG
- the LOC137727796 gene encoding U-box domain-containing protein 4-like produces the protein MVSLEDSHSVSNHHFPPHTRNFHSPSSTKIHRQTGRSMRTIRSSIYQEDHSRTSFAAERSPFVSENLTDSVVDMRLGELALRTHSSAAKSASSDEEYLQLSQAFSDFSACSSDISGELQRLASLPSPENGPTSESAEAAPEPEPCQGFLQRENFSTEIIENISPEDLQPTVKICVDGLQSPSLAVKQSAAAKLRLLAKNRADNRALIGESGAVPALIPLLRCSDPWTQEHAVTALFNLSLHESNKAIITNAGAIKSLVYVLKTGTETSKQNAACALLSLALIEENKSSIGACGAIPPLVSLLISGSMRGKKDALTTLYKLCSIKPNKERAVSAGAVKPLVALVAEQGTGLAEKAMVVLSSLAGVEEGKEAIVEEGGLAALVEAIEDGSVKGKEFAVLTLLHLCTESVRNRGLLVREGGIPPLVALSQTGTVKAKHKAETLLGYLREPRQEASSSAL, from the exons ATGGTTTCTCTTGAAGATTCCCATTCCGTCTCCAACCACCACTTCCCGCCGCACACCCGCAACTTCCATTCTCCCTCCTCCACCAAAATCCACCGCCAAACTGGCCGCTCCATGCGCACCATCCGCTCCAGCATCTACCAAGAAGACCACTCCCGAACCTCCTTCGCCGCCGAAAGATCGCCTTTTGTCTCCGAGAACCTAACTGATTCGGTCGTCGACATGCGTCTCGGCGAGCTCGCCTTACGCACCCACAGCTCCGCCGCCAAGTCCGCCTCCTCCGACGAGGAGTACCTACAGCTCTCCCAAGCCTTCAGCGATTTCTCTGCCTGCAGCAGTGACATCTCGGGAGAATTGCAACGACTCGCGAGCttgccgtcgccggaaaacggGCCGACCTCCGAATCAGCCGAGGCTGCGCCGGAACCGGAGCCATGTCAGGGGTTTTTGCAGAGGGAGAACTTCTCGACCGAGATCATCGAAAACATTTCGCCGGAGGATCTTCAGCCGACAGTCAAGATCTGCGTCGACGGCCTCCAATCGCCGTCGCTTGCCGTGAAGCAATCTGCTGCGGCCAAGCTCAGGCTTTTAGCGAAGAACCGGGCCGACAATCGCGCCTTGATTGGCGAGTCCGGCGCCGTCCCTGCTCTAATTCCTCTGCTGCGGTGCAGCGATCCGTGGACGCAGGAGCACGCCGTCACAGCGCTGTTTAACCTCTCACTGCACGAATCGAACAAGGCAATAATCACCAATGCCGGAGCTATAAAGTCGTTAGTGTACGTCCTCAAGACCGGGACGGAGACCTCGAAGCAAAACGCCGCCTGTGCGCTGCTGAGCTTGGCGCTAATTGAAGAGAATAAGAGCTCAATCGGAGCATGCGGCGCGATTCCGCCCCTGGTTTCCCTGTTAATAAGTGGATCCATGAGGGGCAAAAAGGACGCCTTGACGACTCTGTACAAGCTCTGCTCGATAAAGCCCAACAAAGAGAGGGCGGTGAGCGCCGGAGCTGTGAAGCCGCTAGTGGCGCTGGTGGCGGAGCAGGGGACGGGCCTGGCGGAGAAGGCGATGGTGGTGCTAAGTAGCTTAGCAGGAGTTGAGGAGGGAAAGGAGGCTATTGTGGAGGAAGGCGGGCTGGCAGCGCTTGTGGAGGCGATTGAGGATGGGTCGGTGAAAGGAAAGGAGTTTGCGGTGTTGACACTGTTGCATCTGTGCACTGAGAGTGTGAGGAACAGAGGGTTGCTTGTGAGGGAAGGAGGGATTCCGCCGTTGGTTGCGCTTTCGCAGACGGGGACTGTTAAAGCTAAGCACAAG GCTGAAACGCTTCTTGGGTACTTGAGAGAACCGAGACAAGAAGCGTCCTCTTCGGCTCTTTAA